The Salinibaculum sp. SYNS191 genome has a window encoding:
- the guaA gene encoding glutamine-hydrolyzing GMP synthase — MVDVDSFIADAREEIADEIGEKNAVIALSGGVDSSTAAALAYEAIGDQLTPVYVDTGLMRKGETDQIRETFDYMDSLQIIEAQNRFLDALEGITDPEEKRHAIGEQFIREFETVAREVDADYLVQGTIYPDRIESEGTIKSHHNVGGLPDVVDFEGIVEPMRDLYKDEVREVARELDLDEIVAERMPFPGPGLAVRIIGEVTEEKLAVAREANHVVEEELEEYEPWQALAAVIGKATGVKGDNRVHGWVVAVRSVESRDGMTARAQEIDWETLQRIQSRITGENENVARVLYDVTHKPPATIEYE, encoded by the coding sequence ATGGTCGACGTCGACTCCTTCATCGCGGACGCCCGCGAGGAGATCGCCGACGAAATCGGGGAGAAGAACGCCGTCATCGCGCTCTCGGGCGGCGTCGACTCCTCGACGGCCGCAGCACTGGCCTACGAGGCCATCGGCGACCAGCTCACACCCGTCTACGTCGACACCGGGCTGATGCGGAAAGGCGAGACCGACCAGATCCGGGAGACCTTCGACTACATGGACTCCCTCCAGATAATCGAGGCCCAGAACCGCTTCCTCGACGCGCTCGAAGGCATCACCGACCCGGAGGAGAAGCGCCACGCCATCGGCGAGCAGTTCATCCGGGAGTTCGAGACGGTCGCCCGCGAGGTCGACGCCGACTACCTCGTCCAGGGGACCATCTACCCCGACCGCATCGAGTCTGAGGGGACCATCAAGTCCCACCACAACGTCGGCGGGCTCCCCGACGTCGTCGACTTCGAGGGCATCGTCGAGCCGATGCGTGACCTCTACAAGGACGAGGTCCGCGAGGTGGCCCGCGAACTCGACCTGGACGAAATCGTCGCCGAACGGATGCCGTTCCCCGGTCCGGGCCTGGCCGTGCGCATCATCGGCGAGGTCACGGAGGAGAAACTGGCCGTCGCACGCGAGGCCAACCACGTCGTCGAGGAGGAATTAGAGGAGTACGAGCCCTGGCAGGCACTCGCTGCGGTCATCGGCAAGGCCACGGGCGTCAAGGGGGACAACCGGGTCCACGGGTGGGTCGTCGCCGTCCGCTCCGTCGAGTCCCGCGACGGCATGACCGCCCGCGCCCAGGAAATCGACTGGGAGACGCTCCAGCGCATCCAGTCACGCATCACCGGCGAGAACGAGAACGTCGCGCGCGTCCTCTACGACGTGACCCACAAGCCCCCGGCGACCATCGAGTACGAGTGA
- a CDS encoding DUF7126 family protein — MNVIVAGIDDHDIAAAIEAEGHAVSRVDIANRPGLEEAGILETDAFVLTEMEQATTISVAKDLNEDLKVVVYAEGSLPEFATRQTDLMVDPALLDPEAVAAELSA, encoded by the coding sequence ATGAACGTCATCGTCGCCGGCATCGACGACCACGACATCGCCGCTGCCATCGAAGCGGAGGGCCACGCCGTCTCGCGCGTCGACATCGCCAACCGGCCGGGGCTGGAGGAGGCGGGTATCCTGGAGACCGATGCCTTCGTGCTGACCGAGATGGAGCAGGCGACCACTATCTCCGTCGCGAAGGACCTCAACGAGGACCTGAAAGTCGTCGTCTACGCGGAGGGGTCGCTGCCCGAGTTCGCCACGCGCCAGACCGACCTGATGGTCGACCCGGCGCTGCTCGACCCCGAAGCCGTCGCCGCCGAACTCTCCGCCTAG
- a CDS encoding MBL fold metallo-hydrolase, whose amino-acid sequence MVTRLADDVWWFDYQGVNAYLLRDEESLTLVDTGMPWHAGRLERDIESLVDGLAAVDRVLVTHFDFDHVGGLNRLADGGLDAPVYIGAGDEPFLAGREKPTWTNRKGALQRVTDIARSIPALPVETVDDGDEIGGFVAYHTPGHTPGHTAFVHEDLSAAMVGDLVRESDGAFEVPPWFLNYDQEQAEESLRSFVERAPDCDIVCQGHGTPFTERGAERLAACAGALAAP is encoded by the coding sequence ATGGTCACCCGACTCGCCGACGACGTGTGGTGGTTCGACTACCAGGGGGTCAACGCCTACCTCCTGCGCGACGAGGAGTCCCTGACGCTCGTCGACACCGGGATGCCGTGGCACGCCGGGCGGCTCGAACGCGACATCGAGAGCCTCGTCGACGGCCTCGCTGCCGTCGACCGCGTTCTCGTCACTCACTTCGATTTCGACCACGTGGGCGGGCTGAACCGCCTCGCGGACGGCGGCCTCGACGCCCCGGTCTACATCGGAGCCGGCGACGAGCCCTTCCTGGCCGGCCGGGAGAAACCCACCTGGACCAACCGCAAAGGGGCGCTCCAGCGGGTCACCGACATCGCACGCAGCATCCCTGCTCTCCCCGTGGAGACGGTCGACGATGGGGACGAAATCGGCGGCTTCGTGGCCTACCACACGCCGGGGCACACGCCGGGCCACACCGCCTTCGTCCACGAAGACCTGTCGGCAGCGATGGTCGGCGACCTGGTCCGCGAGAGCGACGGCGCATTCGAGGTGCCGCCGTGGTTCCTCAACTACGACCAGGAGCAGGCGGAGGAGAGTCTGCGGTCGTTCGTCGAGCGCGCCCCCGACTGCGACATCGTCTGCCAGGGCCACGGGACGCCCTTCACAGAGCGCGGGGCGGAGCGGCTGGCGGCGTGTGCCGGCGCGCTCGCTGCGCCCTAG
- a CDS encoding cytochrome P450, whose product MKASPPGPRGEPLFGSSRKYAKDPFRFLSACERSYGDIVTFELGSLQTYLLTNPADIQTVLLDPDTYRKPAFQNDALGDLLGEGLLLSEGETWEKQRELANPAFAMGRLANFADRIVDHADAMLAGWHDGREVDVEREMTTVTLDVIADLMLGVDLDANVVETVRESLDPLGSRFEPDPISFATPNWVPMPGDREYNRALATLEGVIDDIVAERRGSEGDDDGPMDMLSILLRAQERGEQSDQQLRDEVMTMLLAGHDTTALTLTYTWYLLSEHPTAREKVHEEIADVVGDGRPTMDDVREFEYVEWVVDEAMRLYPPVYTLFREPTEDVQLSGYDISEGSALMLSQWAVHRSPRWWDDPDSFRPERWQREQTSERPSFAYFPFGGGPRHCIGKHLAKLEAQLIIARTASQFELETNRPGRLEFRPSLTMHPKDGMPMTVHER is encoded by the coding sequence ATGAAAGCGTCTCCGCCCGGCCCCCGGGGCGAACCGCTGTTCGGCAGCAGCCGCAAGTACGCCAAGGACCCGTTCCGCTTTCTCTCCGCCTGCGAGCGCTCGTACGGCGACATCGTGACGTTCGAACTCGGGTCCCTCCAGACCTACCTGCTGACGAACCCCGCCGACATCCAGACGGTGCTGCTAGACCCCGACACCTACCGGAAGCCGGCGTTCCAGAACGACGCCCTCGGCGACCTGCTGGGCGAGGGACTGCTGTTGAGCGAGGGCGAAACCTGGGAGAAACAGCGGGAACTCGCCAACCCCGCCTTCGCGATGGGTCGGCTGGCGAACTTCGCCGACCGCATCGTCGACCACGCCGACGCGATGCTCGCGGGGTGGCACGACGGCCGCGAGGTCGACGTCGAGCGCGAGATGACGACGGTCACGCTGGACGTCATCGCGGACCTGATGCTCGGCGTCGACCTCGACGCCAACGTCGTCGAGACGGTCAGGGAGAGCCTGGACCCGCTCGGGTCGCGGTTCGAACCGGACCCCATCTCCTTCGCCACGCCCAACTGGGTGCCCATGCCCGGCGACCGCGAGTACAACCGCGCGCTGGCGACGCTGGAGGGCGTCATCGACGACATCGTCGCCGAGCGCCGCGGGAGCGAGGGCGACGACGACGGCCCCATGGACATGCTCTCGATTCTCCTGCGGGCCCAGGAGCGCGGCGAGCAGTCCGACCAGCAACTGCGCGACGAGGTGATGACGATGCTGCTTGCGGGCCACGACACCACCGCGCTGACGCTGACCTACACCTGGTACCTGCTCTCGGAACACCCGACCGCCCGCGAGAAGGTCCACGAGGAGATCGCCGACGTGGTAGGCGACGGGCGGCCGACGATGGACGACGTCCGCGAGTTCGAGTACGTCGAGTGGGTCGTCGACGAGGCAATGCGGCTGTACCCGCCGGTGTACACGCTGTTCCGGGAGCCGACCGAGGACGTCCAGTTGAGCGGGTACGACATCTCCGAGGGGTCGGCGCTGATGCTCTCGCAGTGGGCGGTTCACCGCTCGCCGCGGTGGTGGGACGACCCCGACAGCTTCCGGCCGGAACGCTGGCAGCGCGAGCAGACGAGCGAGCGGCCGAGTTTCGCCTACTTCCCCTTCGGCGGCGGGCCGCGCCACTGCATCGGCAAGCACCTCGCCAAACTCGAAGCGCAACTCATCATCGCGCGGACGGCCAGCCAGTTCGAACTGGAGACCAACCGGCCCGGCCGACTCGAATTCCGCCCCTCGCTGACGATGCACCCGAAAGACGGGATGCCGATGACCGTCCACGAGCGGTGA
- a CDS encoding MogA/MoaB family molybdenum cofactor biosynthesis protein, translating to MVDFQSRDRRRDAHVSGVDDEDEDVTADESAAGDDETTDEEARAEYGPETFPFAVVAVTDDRTMEEDATGDIVVDAIESAGDAVATRELVAASYDGVQSTLTTLVARADVDAVVTVGGTGVEPDDVTVDAAEHLFDKHLPGFGELFRVLSHEQEGTATVRTRTTAGIVDEVPVFCLPGDTVAARRGVEQLVLEEAETLAEQAATEDTE from the coding sequence ATGGTCGACTTCCAGTCCCGTGACAGGCGACGAGACGCGCACGTGAGCGGCGTCGATGACGAAGACGAGGATGTGACGGCAGACGAGTCGGCCGCCGGTGACGACGAGACGACGGACGAGGAGGCGCGCGCCGAGTACGGCCCGGAGACGTTTCCCTTCGCCGTCGTCGCGGTCACGGACGACCGGACGATGGAGGAGGACGCGACGGGCGACATCGTGGTCGACGCCATCGAGTCGGCGGGTGACGCCGTCGCGACGCGGGAACTCGTCGCCGCCTCGTACGACGGCGTCCAGAGCACGCTGACGACGCTCGTCGCCCGCGCGGACGTGGACGCGGTGGTGACCGTCGGCGGCACGGGAGTCGAACCCGACGACGTGACCGTCGATGCCGCCGAGCACCTGTTCGACAAGCACCTCCCCGGCTTCGGCGAACTCTTCCGCGTCCTCTCTCACGAGCAGGAGGGGACCGCGACCGTCAGGACCCGGACGACCGCCGGCATCGTCGACGAGGTGCCCGTGTTCTGTCTCCCGGGGGACACCGTCGCCGCGCGCCGCGGCGTCGAACAGCTCGTCCTCGAAGAGGCCGAGACGCTGGCCGAACAGGCCGCCACGGAGGACACCGAGTAG
- a CDS encoding zinc-binding dehydrogenase yields MKAVQFPEHGGREVLEYGEFEDPEVDSDEVLVDVKAAALNHLDVFTRYGLGALSRLDLEMPHIPGSDAAGVVEEVGEDVARFEPGDRVAVSGGLACGHCEHCRDGDPTMCVDFKIIGEHVRGVQSEFTAVPAENLVPVPEHVDWEIAAAAPLVFQTAWRMLVTRAELKPGESILVLGASGGVGHAAVQIADYVGAEVYATASTAEKLDYAKEIGADHVINYEEDDFAEAIDEATDGRGVDVVVDHIGKATWQNSLHSLVKGGRVVTCGATTGRDPETDINSIFWNQLEIYGSTMGTPGEVDDVLELVWEGAFEPRIRETFPMSEIADAHEMIEEREGFGKVVVIPDSEM; encoded by the coding sequence GTGAAAGCAGTTCAATTCCCGGAACACGGCGGTCGAGAGGTACTGGAGTACGGCGAGTTCGAGGACCCCGAGGTCGACAGCGACGAGGTTCTGGTCGACGTGAAGGCGGCCGCGCTGAACCACCTGGACGTGTTCACCCGGTACGGGCTGGGAGCACTGTCGCGGCTCGACCTGGAGATGCCCCACATTCCCGGCAGCGACGCCGCTGGCGTCGTCGAGGAGGTCGGCGAGGACGTCGCACGGTTCGAACCCGGCGACCGGGTGGCGGTCTCGGGCGGCCTGGCCTGTGGCCACTGCGAGCACTGCCGCGACGGCGACCCGACGATGTGTGTTGACTTCAAAATCATCGGCGAGCACGTCCGCGGTGTCCAGAGCGAGTTCACGGCGGTGCCCGCGGAGAACCTCGTGCCGGTCCCGGAACACGTCGACTGGGAGATCGCCGCGGCGGCACCGCTTGTCTTCCAGACCGCGTGGCGGATGCTCGTCACGCGCGCCGAACTGAAACCGGGCGAGTCGATTCTCGTCCTCGGTGCCAGCGGCGGCGTCGGCCACGCCGCGGTCCAGATTGCCGACTACGTCGGTGCGGAGGTGTACGCGACCGCGAGCACCGCAGAGAAACTCGACTACGCGAAGGAGATCGGCGCAGACCACGTCATCAATTACGAGGAAGACGACTTCGCCGAGGCCATCGACGAGGCGACCGACGGCCGCGGCGTCGACGTCGTCGTCGACCACATCGGGAAGGCGACGTGGCAGAACTCCCTGCACAGTCTCGTCAAGGGCGGCCGCGTCGTCACCTGCGGCGCGACCACCGGCCGCGACCCCGAGACCGACATCAACAGCATCTTCTGGAACCAGCTGGAGATCTACGGCTCGACGATGGGCACGCCCGGCGAGGTCGACGACGTGCTCGAACTCGTCTGGGAGGGCGCCTTCGAACCGCGCATCCGCGAGACGTTCCCGATGAGCGAGATTGCCGACGCTCACGAGATGATAGAGGAGCGCGAGGGCTTCGGGAAGGTCGTCGTCATCCCGGACAGCGAGATGTAG
- a CDS encoding histidine kinase N-terminal 7TM domain-containing protein: protein MVQPLYLTVVLLAAVVGAAVAFAAWVHGDRPGSRPLTLFVVTASFWAVAEGLAVASAGIGAIRFWTQVGLTISAVVPIAWLVTVLEYTGTDEWLSRRRLAALLVWPAAFVFLVWTAEGHDLVWTDSSTAFLGEFSVFVMDFGLAFWAQQVYAYLLVAGGAALLVRTILRTNRLYRVQSTALLVAIAVPMVGNALYVFSVLPPGVDPTGVGYVVTGVVLAVAMFRAQLLRVAPAVRDLGREAVLADLDDAVFILDEAERVVDANEAAESLLGATDEAYLGQPLSACLPDLAGALDGGESPLRLDGGGEARYYDVQVSRLARGYGAVTGLLVSLRDVTDQRRREQRLDVLNRVLRHNIRNELNIVRGHVELARSAVDDGAAERLDAAVETVDDIVERSNKVGQLSRLSETTDGPIDLGERLGSDLDAVADEYPGADITVALPDSLPVAAGPSVTVAFEELLVNAVEHNDADRPQAEVELDESASDTESVVVTVADDGPGIDAQEYRAVEAGRETPLSHASGLGLWLANWVVERYGGSLSFENTDDGCVVGVSLPRAEGGATSGENQSGALADAATADATERIGGGAPTGE from the coding sequence ATGGTCCAGCCGCTGTATCTCACGGTCGTCCTGCTGGCGGCAGTCGTTGGCGCGGCGGTGGCCTTCGCCGCCTGGGTGCACGGCGACCGGCCGGGGTCGCGACCGCTGACGCTGTTCGTCGTCACTGCGAGCTTCTGGGCCGTCGCCGAGGGGCTGGCCGTCGCCTCGGCCGGCATCGGCGCGATTCGGTTCTGGACGCAAGTGGGACTCACCATCTCGGCGGTCGTTCCCATCGCCTGGCTCGTCACGGTCCTCGAGTACACCGGGACCGACGAGTGGTTGAGCCGGCGTCGCCTCGCCGCCCTGCTGGTCTGGCCCGCCGCCTTCGTGTTCCTCGTCTGGACTGCCGAGGGCCACGACCTGGTCTGGACCGATTCCAGCACGGCGTTTCTCGGCGAGTTCTCCGTCTTCGTGATGGACTTCGGGCTCGCCTTCTGGGCCCAGCAGGTCTACGCGTACCTGCTCGTCGCCGGCGGCGCGGCCCTGCTCGTCCGGACCATACTCCGGACGAACCGCCTCTACCGGGTCCAGAGCACCGCGTTGCTCGTCGCCATCGCCGTCCCGATGGTCGGCAACGCGCTGTACGTCTTCTCCGTGTTGCCCCCCGGCGTCGACCCGACCGGCGTCGGCTACGTCGTCACCGGCGTCGTCCTCGCCGTCGCGATGTTCCGCGCGCAGTTGCTCCGGGTCGCGCCGGCGGTCCGCGACCTGGGCCGCGAGGCGGTGCTGGCCGACCTGGACGACGCCGTCTTCATCCTCGACGAGGCCGAGCGGGTCGTCGACGCCAACGAGGCGGCCGAGTCGCTGCTCGGTGCCACCGACGAGGCGTACCTCGGCCAGCCGCTCTCGGCCTGTCTGCCGGACCTCGCCGGCGCGCTCGACGGCGGGGAGTCCCCGCTGCGGCTGGACGGCGGCGGCGAGGCCCGGTACTACGACGTGCAGGTCTCGCGGCTCGCCCGGGGCTACGGGGCCGTCACCGGCCTGCTGGTCAGCCTGCGCGACGTCACCGACCAGCGCCGGCGCGAACAGCGCCTCGACGTGCTCAACCGCGTGTTGCGGCACAACATCCGCAACGAACTCAACATCGTCCGCGGGCACGTCGAACTCGCACGGTCGGCAGTCGACGACGGCGCTGCCGAGCGCCTCGACGCGGCCGTCGAGACGGTCGACGACATCGTCGAGCGCAGCAACAAGGTCGGACAGCTCTCCCGGCTCTCCGAGACGACCGACGGTCCCATCGACCTCGGGGAACGGCTCGGTTCCGACCTCGACGCCGTCGCCGACGAGTACCCCGGGGCGGACATCACCGTCGCGCTCCCGGACTCGCTCCCGGTGGCGGCCGGGCCGTCGGTGACCGTCGCCTTCGAGGAACTCCTCGTCAACGCCGTCGAACACAACGACGCCGACCGGCCGCAGGCCGAGGTCGAACTCGACGAGTCCGCGAGCGACACGGAGTCGGTGGTCGTGACGGTCGCCGACGACGGCCCCGGCATCGACGCCCAGGAGTACCGCGCCGTCGAGGCCGGCCGCGAGACGCCGCTGTCCCACGCCAGCGGGCTGGGGCTGTGGCTCGCGAACTGGGTCGTCGAACGCTACGGCGGCAGCCTCTCCTTCGAGAACACGGACGACGGGTGCGTCGTCGGCGTTTCCCTCCCGCGGGCCGAGGGCGGTGCTACCTCCGGTGAGAATCAGTCCGGCGCACTCGCGGATGCCGCGACGGCCGACGCCACCGAGCGCATCGGCGGCGGCGCGCCGACCGGGGAGTGA
- a CDS encoding isopentenyl-diphosphate Delta-isomerase — protein MSADEEVHENAGQDVIAVDADDNEQGLVNRLEAHTGEGIRHRAFTTLLFDGSGHILLAQRSPDKRLWDTHWDGTVASHPVEGQSQVDAASERLDEELGISPDQYDDLRVTDRFEYKRHYYTDGVEHEVCAVLKATLSDTSIDPDPAEVGGVMWVPYEHLYENPRLYRQLRLCPWFEIAMRRDFEE, from the coding sequence ATGAGCGCGGACGAGGAAGTCCACGAGAACGCAGGGCAGGACGTCATCGCGGTCGACGCGGACGACAACGAGCAGGGGCTGGTCAACCGGCTGGAGGCCCACACCGGCGAGGGCATCCGCCACCGGGCCTTCACGACGCTGCTGTTCGACGGGAGCGGCCACATTCTGCTGGCCCAGCGCAGCCCCGACAAGCGCCTGTGGGACACTCACTGGGACGGCACCGTCGCCTCCCACCCCGTCGAGGGGCAGTCCCAGGTCGACGCCGCCAGCGAGCGCCTCGACGAGGAACTCGGCATCTCTCCGGACCAGTACGACGACCTGCGCGTGACCGACCGCTTCGAGTACAAGCGCCACTACTACACCGACGGCGTCGAGCACGAGGTCTGTGCCGTCCTGAAGGCCACGCTGTCTGACACCAGCATCGACCCCGACCCCGCGGAGGTCGGCGGCGTGATGTGGGTGCCGTACGAGCACCTGTACGAGAACCCGCGGTTGTATCGCCAGCTCCGTCTGTGTCCCTGGTTCGAGATTGCGATGCGCCGGGACTTCGAGGAGTAG
- a CDS encoding Lrp/AsnC family transcriptional regulator, with translation MDELDRQILDILRRDARTPYTEIADDIGTSEGTVRNRVEQLVEDDVIERFTVATRTGNVKAMVEISVDVNVQTEGLTERMADWTMVDFVWQVSGEEDIVLVVDATDTSSLNDLITRARELEEVVSTKTRLILDEWLG, from the coding sequence ATGGACGAACTCGACCGGCAGATTCTGGATATCCTGCGCCGGGACGCCCGAACGCCGTACACGGAAATCGCGGACGACATCGGAACATCCGAGGGCACGGTCCGCAACCGCGTCGAGCAACTGGTCGAGGACGACGTCATCGAGCGGTTCACCGTCGCCACGCGGACGGGTAACGTGAAGGCGATGGTGGAGATAAGCGTCGACGTCAACGTCCAGACCGAGGGGCTGACCGAGCGGATGGCCGACTGGACGATGGTCGACTTCGTCTGGCAGGTCTCCGGCGAGGAGGACATCGTCCTCGTCGTCGACGCCACGGACACCTCCAGCCTGAACGACCTCATCACACGCGCACGCGAACTGGAGGAAGTGGTGTCGACGAAGACGAGGCTGATTCTGGACGAGTGGCTCGGCTGA
- the carA gene encoding glutamine-hydrolyzing carbamoyl-phosphate synthase small subunit: MTDAYVAVEGERVIEARARSPGTTRGELVFTTAYTGYEESLTDPSYEEQVLTFSYPLIGNYGVRADRFESDRVQPNAVVARELTDDVAEWLTDEGVPAVDHLDTREIVTEIRDEGAMKCGIAAGPDVTEQDALDELAQCKHMSDHTDIGKQVSVTEPEVHNPDGDGPRVALVDCGAKGSITDSLVERDAVVHRLPYDATAEDVADVDPDLLFISNGPGDPENFEEAGEVVEAYVGDLPLAGICLGQQVVANALGGETEKMEFGHRGVNQPVRDLRTDRVVMTTQNHGYTVADPGDKLNVTQVNVNDDTPEGLENDDLSIITRQYHPEANPGPNDSLDFFDDVLALAEE; this comes from the coding sequence ATGACGGACGCCTACGTCGCCGTCGAGGGAGAGCGCGTCATCGAGGCACGCGCACGCTCGCCGGGCACGACACGCGGGGAACTGGTCTTCACCACCGCATACACGGGCTACGAGGAGAGCCTCACCGACCCGAGCTACGAGGAGCAGGTCCTCACCTTCTCGTACCCGCTCATCGGCAACTACGGCGTCCGAGCGGACCGCTTCGAGTCCGACCGGGTCCAGCCCAACGCCGTTGTCGCGCGCGAACTCACCGACGACGTCGCCGAGTGGCTCACCGACGAGGGCGTCCCCGCAGTCGACCACCTCGACACGCGGGAGATCGTCACGGAAATCCGCGACGAGGGCGCGATGAAGTGCGGTATCGCCGCCGGGCCGGACGTCACCGAGCAGGACGCGCTGGACGAACTCGCCCAGTGCAAGCACATGTCCGACCACACCGACATCGGCAAGCAGGTCTCTGTCACCGAACCCGAGGTACACAACCCCGACGGCGACGGGCCGCGGGTCGCGCTCGTCGACTGCGGCGCGAAGGGCTCCATCACGGACTCGCTGGTCGAGCGCGACGCCGTCGTCCACCGCCTGCCCTACGACGCCACCGCCGAGGACGTCGCAGACGTGGACCCCGACCTGCTGTTCATCTCGAACGGGCCGGGCGACCCCGAGAACTTCGAGGAGGCCGGCGAGGTCGTCGAGGCGTACGTCGGCGACCTCCCGCTTGCGGGCATCTGCCTCGGCCAGCAGGTCGTCGCCAACGCGCTCGGCGGCGAGACCGAGAAGATGGAGTTCGGCCACCGCGGCGTCAACCAGCCCGTGCGTGACCTCCGGACCGACCGCGTCGTCATGACCACCCAGAACCACGGCTACACCGTTGCAGACCCCGGTGACAAGTTGAACGTCACGCAGGTCAACGTCAACGACGACACGCCCGAGGGCCTGGAGAACGACGACCTCTCCATCATCACGCGGCAGTACCACCCCGAGGCCAACCCCGGTCCCAACGATTCGCTGGACTTCTTCGACGACGTGCTGGCGCTGGCCGAGGAATAG
- a CDS encoding response regulator yields MTTETVEIPRSILGTSARAGQREAPLVRSEELESLDESVLEVPTPLIDVAESQPIRVLHVDDNPDITEVTSVFLERINDRFDVMTETTVVEALETLRRSEVDCIISDYQMPNTDGLEFLEIVRDRHPDLPFILYTGKGSEEIASEAIATGVTDYMQKRGGSDQYEVLSNRIENAVEQYRTQQQFWDALSWYQRLVEQNIAGVFVIQDRELAYVNQKLADIFGYDQGDLIGEPPVVLASPGERDRVERALKHCRRTPSETFEDEFTGKRRSGEDITVEVHGGPVEYNDEQAILCILRDVSGQS; encoded by the coding sequence ATGACGACGGAAACCGTCGAGATTCCCCGTTCGATACTCGGGACCAGCGCCCGCGCCGGTCAGCGGGAGGCACCGCTCGTCCGCAGCGAGGAACTCGAATCCCTGGACGAGTCCGTCCTCGAGGTACCGACGCCGCTCATCGACGTGGCGGAGTCCCAGCCCATCCGCGTCCTCCACGTCGACGACAACCCCGACATCACGGAGGTGACGTCGGTGTTCCTCGAACGCATCAACGACCGCTTCGACGTGATGACCGAGACCACCGTCGTCGAAGCACTCGAAACGCTCCGGCGGTCGGAGGTCGACTGCATCATCAGCGACTACCAGATGCCCAACACCGACGGCCTGGAGTTCCTGGAAATCGTCCGCGACAGGCATCCAGACCTCCCGTTCATCCTCTACACGGGGAAAGGGAGCGAGGAGATAGCGAGCGAAGCTATCGCCACCGGCGTCACAGACTACATGCAAAAGCGGGGCGGCAGCGACCAGTACGAGGTGTTGTCGAACCGCATCGAGAACGCCGTCGAGCAGTACCGGACCCAGCAGCAGTTCTGGGACGCGCTCTCGTGGTACCAGCGTCTCGTGGAGCAGAACATCGCGGGCGTGTTCGTCATCCAGGACAGGGAACTCGCCTACGTCAACCAGAAGCTCGCGGACATCTTCGGCTACGACCAGGGCGACCTCATCGGGGAACCGCCCGTCGTACTCGCGTCCCCCGGCGAGCGCGACCGCGTCGAGCGGGCACTCAAACACTGTCGCAGGACGCCGAGCGAGACGTTCGAGGACGAGTTTACCGGGAAACGACGGAGCGGCGAGGACATCACCGTCGAAGTTCACGGCGGCCCGGTGGAGTACAACGACGAACAGGCCATTCTCTGCATCCTCCGCGACGTGAGCGGACAGTCCTAA
- a CDS encoding DUF7503 family protein has translation MADNDIASYLAEHPRMIGVLFTMMLLLTQAGNVAAGNANTLVGP, from the coding sequence ATGGCAGACAACGACATTGCGTCGTACCTGGCAGAGCACCCACGAATGATCGGCGTCCTGTTCACGATGATGCTGCTTCTCACGCAAGCAGGGAACGTGGCAGCGGGGAATGCAAACACGCTAGTCGGCCCCTAA